TCTGCTCTTTTCCTTCAGCAGCTAGCTTTTAATTCAGTTTACAGATCAATAGAAACTTTACTGAGCATGTTGAAGGACATAGAGGACATTccatttttatcatattttaagATTATGTGTTGTTATGGACTTTGGTTGGAATTTCCCGTGATCAGCCCGTTGCAGGAAAACAAGTTTTTTTGGTTATATTCCAGAGACTGACCTTTTGGCCTACTCGTTGGCTGTGTGTGCCCAACAGCGAACAGCAGAGACTACATAGTATTTACATCtcacctttttatttttataattttcaaGTTGTTTGAGAGCATAGGGCAGCTGATCTAAAATAATCCAGCATTGTGTCGGTTTACGGCATAATAACCATAGTGATTGAATAAAACAACAAGTACTAATAAGAAAACCACATATGATGATGGCATAGTAGAAAAATAGATGGAATATAGAAAAATCTGGCAACCATCCTGTGAGCCATTCAAATAGTGAAAACCTATCACTGGCTTGAACATTATTATGTATCATGATTCAAAGTTTTCTACCTTGTGCTGCCTGTTCAAATGCCAACAATTTGGATACATAAACTTAGGAATTGTAGATCTGTGGAACTTTCAGAGAGTGTACATTAAATAATACATAGAATAACATATTTTATCAATATTTCTTCTTTACAAGCAGCAATCTGTTGTTTAAGTCAGGCCTCAGAACAATGATATAACATTTGGGAAGAAAAATGCAACCAAGTAAGCCAGCACTAGAGattaagatggagaagatctccacagccaccatggatttccctttggtgctcaggtagcttggaataaaagacagccaaacactgcaaaagagcaacatgctgaaagtgataaacttggcctcattgaaactgtcaggcaaTTTCCTGGCAATGAAAGCCACCATGAAGCTGACTGCAGCtaggaagcccatgtagcccaggaCACAGAAAAACATGGCAGCTGAGCCCTCATTGCATTCCAGTATGATTGTCTCTTTCAGTGAATGCAGGTCCTTATCTGGGAATGGAGAGGAAGTACTGATCCAAAGAACACAAATGCCTACTTGAATAAGGGAGCAAAAAAGGACAAGAGAATATGCCTGTCTTTTCCCCACCAATGGCCTTAGCCATGAGCCAGGTTTGGTAGCCACAAAGGCCAgaaccacagtgatggttttggccagGACACTCGAAATAGCTACTGAGAATATTATACCAAAACttgtttgtcggagaaggcaggtcattTTTCCAGGCTGACCAATGAAAAGCAAGGCAGAGAGGAAGCAATGAGCAAGGGAGATAAGAAGAAGATAGGTCAAActgcggttgttggctttgactatgggGGTGTCCTGGTGCTTCACAAACATTTTAAGTACCAAAGCAGTGACCAGGGAGAAAGAAATAGCCATGGTTGCTAAGATGATACCTATGGGTTCTTCATAAGAAAGGAAGCTTATATCCTTGGGGACACATTGATTTTTTTTGGAATTCGAATAGTCACCTGGAGGACAGACAACACAGCTATCCATAtctggaaagagggaaagagagttTGTTGAATTATTTCCAGATTCTAAAACAAATGGACAATGTTGGTTTTTGATTTATTGGGTATCCCAAACATTTTCTCtgaattcactttttaaaattttgcttctCCATCCAATTTTCCAATCTTATTGGAAACTCTTGATTATATACCAAATACTTAGGGGACAGCTAAGAATCAGAGTAATTGCTTACTACACATGCAGTAAAAAATACATTCCTAGGCTTGATTCCTGGGGTACAACCTGCTTATCCACTACTACCGATATCCAGCTTCCTTGAGGCTCTATCATTCCAGGCCTAGGCTTCTGTGAAGATTTTCTCACTCAGTGCCTTTAGCCACTTCACCCTCAGTGCAGGGTAGCTCTGAGGTTTCAAGGCCTTACATTCCCTATGGCAGGgttagtctacctgtggtcctccagatgttcatggactacaattctcaagagtccctgccagcaaatgctcatgggaattgtagtccatgaacatctggaggaccactggttgactacccctgccctagtgtatAACCCTAACATTCCTGAATGGAATTCCATCTCCCACATCCTAGTGAAAGTGTTGTCCAGTGTTGACTTTCAGGTACAATCCCAAGAGAGAAGAAGGCATACATTCTATGGAGAGGATCAGAGACAATCCTCTCCAGCCTCTCAATTggaccatttatttgtttgtttatttatttctagaaTTACATATCACCTCTCACAATAAACTATCTCTGGTGGCTTACAGATAAgaacctttatggacctttgatactaatagacccaaattatatggcttaaaatataaagtataagatatataaaatataagaattaggtagtgggttgaagactttgtttgtatccctgaaaaaaaaaaaccagttaagaaataagtttactgaggaagtaaaatacacaaacgaggttttatacctaggaactcattctgactaaagctttttgccatcgccagcttggaaatttctttctgtttattcaaccATAGGCACAGCAGAAGATCTCTATATTGCAGTCCCTGCAGAGCTCAGAGAAGCAGGGATCAAgcccaaaaatgccctggctcttgttgaggccaggtggatttgcttagggccagggatcctcagctgaTTTGCTGTGCTCGACCCAAGATCTCACTGGGGAACATTTTCAGAAAGCTGGTACCTCAGATATACATGATCTTATAATCCCTCAAATTTTTCATGAAATTATACCTTATATATAATCTAtacattatatataattatatataattatacatAAGATATATATGTCTTATAATGATTACGAGAGTTCAGTTTCTTCAGTTGTTGGAATAATAAAAACCTAACATAGAAATACTACAGCGGAATTTCCAGTTATAGGCTACAATAATAGTAACCTATATGACTACTACGGTGAATAATCTTGAACAGCATCACCATATTGAACAATGGGACAGCAGTGATGATCAAGCTTATACCATTCTGACAGAGGGTTCTTATGTTCAAATCACAAAAAAGCAGCAATGAATTTCCTGCAGCCCCCATTGATGCTACATAGGAGCAGGAGGCCGAAAAACACGCTTGGATGAGATCCCTGATGGTGCAATGCATGGGCATGGAATTCATGCAGAATGCCCATGATGTCAACAAGGAGGCATGACATGCTAggggtccaacctcctgcaccagCGCTGCCACCAGaagagcttccctcccacccactctgcTTCATTGGCTAATATGTTTATGTATGAATGGCCACTGTAAAATGTCTTTGAattgcatttcatcacagctggtgatttggcatgggatggagtcgGTTTGGGGATGTTTGGTCTGTCCTTCTGACTCCCCAGGTTTGGGGCCTCCTTCTGGGGTCTGCAAGCAGGGGTGACGAAGCTGGGGAGTCATGGGGCTCACAGTGTCACATAACCTTGGGTGGAACCAAGAAGCTGGTatgtgcctctccttggcaccccagggtttacagtgctgggtagcctggggtggggccaagggaagtgtgtGCTTCCTCTTGGGACCCCAGGTGGTGTAACCTGGTGGACCCCAGGATGCCTCTAGACACTTGGGTGGGATACCAGTGGCCTTCTCTAAGCCAATGATAATGGATGTTAGATTTATCTCAATATAATATAATGTTTGACATTTCTGTTCATTCTCTTTCCTACCTATCTGCTCAGCAATCATCCCATCTGGACATGGaacacaatcatagcagcaaaattcctttccctccttctctttttGGCTGAAGCCGGGAAGACAGTGGTCATTGCACACAGAGAGTGGTAGAACCTGTACAGAAGCAGAAAGGGAGATTGGCACCCACAACATGACCCTGAGAACCTCAGATGAGCACAATCTGTGCTGTTAACAATGAAACACTCTATTAGAGtgttggagaagaaaaagagctgggtttgtaCTCCAGTttttactaccctaaggagtctctaagtggcttatagtcaccatCCCTTCatttctgcacaacagacacactgtcagataggtaaggctgagaaaggtgtgagaattgtgactggcccagggtcacccagctggctacttgtGGAAAAGTGGGacatcaaagccagttctccagataaaagACAAACAAATTTAGCTACTATGCCAGCCTGACTATCTAAGAAGGAAAATCCAGGAAACCTCGGTTAAAATCTTAGAGGCATGAAAGCTCATTGGTTTCACATGGGACTTGTCTTTCTCTAATCTACTTAATAGGGAAGGAAAAAAAGTATTATGTAAGCTATCAGTGGAGTTCACCATCCAGGCTGGTGTGTGCCAAGGAGATGTGGCTTCTCCACTGAATTTTAATGTTGTAGTTGACACCATTATGGGGAAAGCATTCAATAATAGATTTGGAGTTCAACATGGCCAAAACAAATTCCTTGCAGATCTAATGTTTGCTGATTATAGTGCCATATTTGCCATTATATATGCAATGGCTATAACATCTTCTGTGATATTACCTGCATCACCCAAAGTAATATCAACAGATGGATCATtgacaaatgtatacctcaatggaaACCAAATAGAGCAAATCAAAGAATTTAAATGCTTaagctcattggtgcaagaaaagaaaatgtcatGTACCACAGAAGCCCATAATAGGATTGGTCAAGCAACATCaccatttgccacactcaaatggtgcctctggaaaaAGATGTATATctttctcaagaccaaagttcggCTCTTCTAGAAAGTAATCCTGCAAATCCTcttatatggatcagaaacatgaactttactaaaacctgacataaaaaaACAAACCTCAAGACCTTCCAAATCTGACGTCTGTGGCAGATTCTGAGCGTCTACGCGATCATAAacaaaatgagacaatttggacaaaatgtgacgaccagccacaaattaaagagCAAATCCAAAACTGCAGACTTCAAGGGTTTGGCCATGTCTACAGAATGAACACCAGAAGAAAGCCCCATAAACTCTTCTGGCGAGAACAACCAACAATATAAGAACCATCGACTGGCACCAAAGAacacatggcttaaacagattgaagatgaccttagaaaccagtgattgtCTATCCATATGGCCAATACTACTGACACCAATTGCCAAAAGTGGAAGCATTTTATAAACCAGGCAAAAAATCCATTGacacctacagcagcatattggctgagaggacaacctgctccaccaattgccaactaaaggataaaaagaagaagaaaagatgtcAGCTGCATTGGGTCCCATTTGGGAGAAAACCAGGTTATAAAGAAGTCAATAAATGATAAACaagcagaagagttggaaggTCAGATGAAAGAAAGGTTgcttggtgagtgggaaggaaagaaaaacacagtGAACAGGGAGAAGATTTAGGAGCTTTCAGGAGCAAAGAAAGATATCATTGTGCTTATAATAAAGTTTATGGAGAAAAACTAAGTTTTTAATGTGGTGAATTTTGTATTACCATTAAAAATATTATCAGCatgggaaatgctggggattctGTTATCTGCATGCAGAAAACCCATGTGGAAAGCAGATTATGGGAAAGAAGTGAATGGGGTGACTTTGAATAAAAATGCTGGCAGGATCCATCCCCTGAAGTTAAAACTTGACTATAACCTCCTCCTATGGTTtacatatatacaaaataaaaagacGTGTTTTTTGTTCTTTACATGTGAATATCCCACCTGATTAAATGTTCTGTGCCACACAATTTGATCATCATGAATGGTCAATTCTTCTCCTGGAGGAGCCCAAGGATCAAATCTTCCAACTTTTAGTCTGATGAAGGAGCCATTTGGGAAAGTGACCCAGTTTGTCACATCAAAAACACCTTTCAGTTCCCTATTTTCATTAAACTGTATTGTGTCACCAGCACTGTTGTTGAATGTGATGCTCCTTAAAAAAATATGCAGCTGATTaaccagaaaaaaatgaaataatttgtaAGCAAGAAATTAGAAACAAGTCAATACTTTTTCAATTACTTGAATTTCCAAGCTCCAGAAAATCTTCTATAGACACTAGGATGTACAGTATCCTGACCTACACCAAGAAGAAAGTACTattcattaataataaaataaaattgagttTAATGAATTAACCTTTTTGGGTATGGGTCAAAATTTCCCTCTAAAGTAGGTCGTCATTAGGGTATCTTGCCATATTGAGACCCATAGCACTTTAAGTTCATAGGTTCTTTACCCAGTTATGACTGGTTCACCATATATGAACCTTCCTTAAGAGACTTCCTTTGGTCATGATTGTTGATTCTTTAACTATTTGCAGGCTGGTCAAATATAATGCACTCCATGTGGATCTGCCTCTGAAAGGTGTTCAGAAATTTACCTTGTTCCAGAAAAGCTGTTAGTATACTAACAGTAGTGACTAGCAGGAATCTACATTTGCTATCATGATAGTTGTAGCAGAAAAAGATGGGCTACTGTTTATTAACCATTACACTCCCAGTGAGCTAAGATGGGCTATTTTGGACTGTACTGCAACAGCTGTTAAGTGCTTTATGAACATAGGAAGGATTAGGAGGAGATAATACCACACAAAGACAAAGAGCCTTGAGTGGCAAGATTTTGATGGTTTATTATCAGTTGAGTAGAAAGACTTGGGGACTGACTGCTGAAGAGAACACATTTTAGCTctgacatattattattattattatcgttattattattatcattattattattattatatttattaactgccactaccacaaggctcatggcggttcacaaaagTCCTTCTAAAAATccattaaacccattaaaatggacaatcacaacacaataacaatggcagcaacaaaatggcagcACCCTCAACCCCTTCTCCCACCCTTCTaccagagggaggagagaagagagacagaATCCTAGATAACATAGAACTGGAACAGTTTAGCTCTGACTGAAAACATTTTCACACTGAGAGGACTGGGAAAGCTGGCAAGGAGAATTGGGAGTGTTGAGGAAGATCTCCATTTGAACTAGGAAAAGAAATAGATCCTCCACTTTGGGAAGAATTTCCTTGCCTCATTGATAAGGGGGATAGCTCAAAGATTGGAGTTATCCCTGGACTGTTCAGAGAGGGAATTTGGGAACTTAGTAGTgtatccctgccttctgaaaACTGAAGAGTCAGTTAAACTCAAGAAAGTGTACTAAGGTATTTAGGAAACATGGAAACTGATGCCTCTAACACAAAAATTCTAAGACTGTGTGAAAAGCTTCATTTTTCACTTGCTGGAAGACAATCAGGTGTTTGTGATTATATAAGTTACCACATTTGATTCAACTCAGACATTCTacctctgatttcacctgaccattCCCCctttactttaatttttttttaaatgttctaaagCATTTGTGCCATTTTCATAAGTTTAAGAGGTTAATCTTGTTTATTTTCTgaagttcctgggctgagctaGCATCAAAATACTAAAcaatgaaagagaaaaaagtggtgagaaaagcaaagaaaatggaggggggaacctTGCATCTGAGGGAAAGAAGAGGGTGAGACAACCATATCATGTTTCCTAAATAATGATCTTCTCCATGCATGAACACTGTTCTCCAGTGAACATAAAATCCAGAGAACCTGAACTGTGAGCACTCACTGACAGTTAAGATTGCCTGCTATGaatatttgttttgttcttttgttccCCCTGCTGTTTGATATAACAATTTCACtgtttcatgtttttgttttttttttggataTATGACCTACAGTTATATAAGACAATCCTTGCATCTAGTATATGTCTGGGATGCTGTTTCAAAATCTGGATATGGAGATATGTAGcacaaacatttaaacatttaaaatgtaatgaataaataattgaagtcagctgtggggaaaaaaataaggtGTGTTCATGATGTCATGTCTGAGATGCAATTACCTGCCAGGGTTCCACATCACAGAAAACTAgactcttccctttttctcttgTTCTGTGTTTAGATTTGAATATGTAGGTGGCATGCAAGGCATGTGCCAccgcatagacagcattgtagatgTTATAGCTATGGccagtcatgctcatttcaaataAAACAACTGGAATAGAATCCAGCTTCTCCTCTCCAGAGCACATTTTCTTGCTGTCCCCATGAAGATGTGGATTCCTCATTGAACAACCGAATGCCTGCTCCCAGAAGTTCTCAATAAAACCATCTCCTTTTGCCCTGGTAGGGCTTATGGACTGCTGGAACATTTTGAATCCTGGTGGCTGGCTGGAATGAACTGCAAGAGAtaaggcaccatggaaggtttCTACATCCCAAACCCTTTGGGCAGACACTGATTCAAAATCCCAGTGGCATGTGACAATCCAAACCTTATGCAGGGGAGGAAATGAAATAAAGGTTATTAAAATCAACATTAGTCGCACAATGAACATGGATGAGTTTTCACCATAAACAAAGTACACATTGGCTGTGGTTTGAGCAAGAACAGTTAAATAGTCTGCCTTCTTCATAATTACATCCACCGCATCTTGGAAATAAGTATGTTTTGGTAATCTTATAGTGAAGTCAAAACAGATGCCATTCTCAGAAAGCATTGGCAGCAAGATCTGCAAGAACCTGTCCCCACTGTCATCATCTGTAACCAAGAGCACAATCCATGTCCATTTGAAGTGATGAAATAACCTGATAATGCCAAAATATTGAGTGGCTTCATTTGGGACCATTTGATACATAGAAGAAAGGAGCAATTGGTTAACCAGTGTTGGTGTAAATGATCCATAAGTGAGCTGGAaaaaaagtaaacaaacaaaatgaaaagacCATTCAATCTGTTATGAAAAGCTTAAAATTTCCACTCCATTCTGTGGGCTGCACCCATATATGGATGGCCTACCTGTGGTATCTTGTATATGGTGAGTGTGGTGGCCATATTGGCAGACACTTCTGAATCCAGTCCTCCAATAACTGCAATCTGGCTGCTCTGGGTATCACACCTGAAATTGGGGAGAAATTTTGGCAGTGAAGAAAggaagctcagggtggctttATAGGTCATCCTTGCCAGATAGTAGCTGTTGATAATGTGGAAGCCCAAAGTGATGTTTGGTAAGATGTTGGGATTCCCATTGATCTCCTTGACAGCAAAAGCCATGGCCAGGTTGTGCTGGTAGTTCTTTGGTACTGATCTATAATGAGAGTCACAGATGAGCTTGAAAACTAAGGAACAGAAAAGTGTCTTCCGTTACTTGTCTATATTTATACCCCTTCTTCCTTTGAGGAGCTTCTTTGTCACCCAATACCTCTATAATTTCAGACTAACCCTTTACAATTGTGCTTTTAATAGTGGCTCACTATTTTCAGGTGCTAATGTTTATCTGCCTGCCATGGGGGGGAAAATACCATGGTGGATTGTGTGCTTACAATGGAATCATGAATGCTGGAGAAAAGGACAAAATTAGATTTCATCATTATTCTGCACTGCAAAGATTGAATTAGACAAATACTAGATGCCTTTATTTAAGGGGTTGTTTTGTTAACCGGTAAACTGAAGCAACTGAAACAAGAAAGATGTCTTTATTGGATAAAGCTCAGTACACTgagctaattttaaaaatgtttcggGATGGTTATAGTTGAACTTGTAATCCTATCTTATAATGTTCACTAGTCATCTGTTTTACTCTGTAAATCAGATTTAATTAACTTTCAGCTCTCTTCTCCCCTTGTTTGTTTTCTGGTGATATGAAATAATACAGATTTATGTCCAAGACTTCACAGAAAAGAGGTTTCTTTAGGATGGTTGTGAAGGAATTGGAAATGATACCACTCTTGTGGTgtgagaaggggggtggggagaactcAACGGGAAGGGTTTTAACCTGAGAGCCAAGAGGCCTTTGGGTGGTACCagagtggcccattatgcacggctgccaaaacggcgatttcgggtcacatggaaaatgcggagggtgTGGTAATGGGATGTAAGGAGGCCATGTAGGAGAATGAAGGTATAGCTGAGGAGGCTTCACTGAATCCAGCAGATGAGAGGAAAACAGCAtaaagatatcaggaaaaccatCATGTAGGAAAAAATTGGTGAGAAGAATAAATCATTTGGATGGCAGAGTGCTGCCTGAAGAGAGGGACCAAGGTGTAATAACGGAATAATATATCTCAGAATGTATTTGTCAGGAAGGTctattaattcattaaaaaatacTCAGGAGAAAGGAAGATTGGAATACCGACTGAGATTTTTGTAATGAAAATGAGCCTTAGAATTGACTTGGAGGCTGTGTCATGACATGTAAGGTCAA
The Paroedura picta isolate Pp20150507F chromosome 16, Ppicta_v3.0, whole genome shotgun sequence genome window above contains:
- the LOC143825395 gene encoding vomeronasal type-2 receptor 26-like, giving the protein MVVAMKQQLLGYGHEASKWEFGSQPHGGSGFILRSVPKNYQHNLAMAFAVKEINGNPNILPNITLGFHIINSYYLARMTYKATLSFLSSLPKFLPNFRCDTQSSQIAVIGGLDSEVSANMATTLTIYKIPQLTYGSFTPTLVNQLLLSSMYQMVPNEATQYFGIIRLFHHFKWTWIVLLVTDDDSGDRFLQILLPMLSENGICFDFTIRLPKHTYFQDAVDVIMKKADYLTVLAQTTANVYFVYGENSSMFIVRLMLILITFISFPPLHKVWIVTCHWDFESVSAQRVWDVETFHGALSLAVHSSQPPGFKMFQQSISPTRAKGDGFIENFWEQAFGCSMRNPHLHGDSKKMCSGEEKLDSIPVVLFEMSMTGHSYNIYNAVYAVAHALHATYIFKSKHRTREKGKSLVFCDVEPWQLHIFLRSITFNNSAGDTIQFNENRELKGVFDVTNWVTFPNGSFIRLKVGRFDPWAPPGEELTIHDDQIVWHRTFNQVLPLSVCNDHCLPGFSQKEKEGKEFCCYDCVPCPDGMIAEQIDMDSCVVCPPGDYSNSKKNQCVPKDISFLSYEEPIGIILATMAISFSLVTALVLKMFVKHQDTPIVKANNRSLTYLLLISLAHCFLSALLFIGQPGKMTCLLRQTSFGIIFSVAISSVLAKTITVVLAFVATKPGSWLRPLVGKRQAYSLVLFCSLIQVGICVLWISTSSPFPDKDLHSLKETIILECNEGSAAMFFCVLGYMGFLAAVSFMVAFIARKLPDSFNEAKFITFSMLLFCSVWLSFIPSYLSTKGKSMVAVEIFSILISSAGLLGCIFLPKCYIIVLRPDLNNRLLLVKKKY